The Parafrankia discariae genomic sequence CTGCCGCCGCGCCTCTCCGGGGTCGTCCCGCTACCTGCCCGCCGCGCCTGAGCGGACGGGCACCTCCCGGTCCGAACACTGCGCGCCGGGAATGCCAACGGAACGCATCCACAACGACTACCTTGGAGCCACCCTCGAACACGAAGCGTATAAATAGTGCGATTGCTCGGTCGACTGGGCTGCCAGGCCGGTCATTCACACGTACCATCGCCGATCGTGACGTCGACGGTTCCTGACTCAACGCACCAGGTCAGTGGGGGTGCGGCGGTCGATGCTGCCGCCGCTGCCGAAGAGTCGGCAACCGTACCCATCCCGCTGCTGGAACCGGCCGGCGGCGTCCCGCCCGTCCTCGACGACCCGCAGGACCTCGCCCGCGCCGCCGAACGGCTCGCCGCCGGCACCGGCCCGGTCGCCTTCGACGCCGAGCGTGCCTCCGGTTACCGCTACAGCCAGCGCGCCTACCTCGTCCAGATCCGGCGCGCCGGCGCGGGCACCCTGCTCATCGACCCGATCGCCCTGCCCGACCTGAGCGCCGTGCAGGACGCCGTCGGCGAGGTCGAATGGGTGCTGCACGCCGCCAGCCAGGACCTGCCGTGCCTGGCCGAGCTGGGCCTGCGCCCGAAGACGCTGTTCGACACCGAGCTCGCCGGCCGGCTGCTGGGCTACGAGCGGGTCGGGCTGGGCGCCATGGTCGAGCGGGTGCTCGGCTTCGGCCTGGAGAAGGGGCACTCCGCCGCCGACTGGTCCACCCGCCCGCTGCCCGAGCCGTGGCTGCGCTACGCCGCCCTCGACGTGGAGCTGCTGGTGGAGCTGCGCGACCAGCTCGAGAGCGAGCTGGTCGCGCAGCACAAGATGGCGTTCGCCCGGCAGGAGTTCGGCGCGATCGCCGCCGCCCCGCCGCGGGAGCCGCGGGCCGAGCCGTGGCGGCGCACCAGCGGGATCCACCGCGCGCGCAGCCGCCGCCAGCTCGCCGCCGTCCGGTCGATGTGGCAGGCCCGTGACCGGGTGGCCCGGGCCCGCGACATCGCGCCGGGCCGGGTGCTGCCCGACAGCGCGATCATGGACGCGGTACTGAAGGCCCCCGAGGACGCCGCCGCGCTGACCCGGCTGCCGATCTTCTCCGGGCCGAAGCTGCGGCGCTCGGCGACCACCTGGATGGACGCCCTGCGCGCCGCCGCCGAGATGCCCGAGAGCCAGCTCCCGAGCACCGCGGGCCCCGGTGGGGACGGGCTCCCCCCGCAGAACCGCTGGGCGGAGCGTGACCCCGTGGCGGCGGCGCGGCTGGCCCGCGTGCGCGCGGCGCTGAACGCGATCGCCGAGGAGCAGGGCATGCCGGTGGAGAACCTGCTGGAGCCGGCGCTCGCCCGCCGGGTCACCTGGACTCCCCCGGCCACCCGGGACATCGCGACGGTGACCGCCGCGCTGACCACGGGCGGCGCCCGTTCCTGGCAGGTCGAACTGACGGCGGCCGCGGTGGCCACGGCGCTGGAGGACCCGCCCGCGGGCACCGCCGAAGCCTCCAGAGCCGGCGACGCGCCCAGAGCCGGCGACGCGCCCAAAGCCACCGGCGGCGGAGCCGCGCGGGCGAGAACGCGACGGTCCGGCGGCCGGCCGCCGGTCGGTGGGGAACCCGCCGCGTCCTGACGGGCAGGGGCTCCGGCCACACGCGCGGTACGTACCGACCCTTACCTACCCATGGGTAACTCCTGCCGTAGGCTGTTCCCGTCGCGGTCCGGCGCCACCGCGGGCAGCCGGCCCGACACCGTCTGCCGCGGGCCACGCACGTGCCGCCCACGGGTGAGGCGTCAAGGAGGCCGGTGGTGTTCGTCAGCGCGCAGGGTTCGATCCGTGACGTGGTGTTCGTCGACGGTGTACGCACTCCCTTCGGCAAGGCCAAGGGCGTCTACGCCGAGACCCGGGCCGACGACCTGGTGGTCCGGGTCATCCGTGAGTTGATGCGGCGCAATCCCGGGCTGCCGCCGGAGCGGGTCGACGAGGTCGCGATCGCGGCGACCACCCAGATCGGCGACCAGGGCCTGACCATCGGCCGGGTCGCCGGCATCCTGGCCGGGCTGCCCGAGTCGGTGCCCGGCTACGCCATCGACCGGATGTGCGCGGGCGCGGTGACGGCGGTGACCACCACCGCGTCCGCGATCGCCGTCGGGGCCTACGACGTGGCCATCGCCGGCGGCGTCGAGCACATGGGCCGCCATCCGATGGGCGAGGGCGTGGACCCGAACCCGAGGTTCGTCTCCGAGCGCCTCGTCGACCCCTCCGCGCTGGTCATGGGCATGACCGCGGAGAACGTGCACGACCGCTACCCGGGGATCACCCGCGCGCGGGCGGACGCCTACGCCGCCGCGTCGCAGGCCAAGGCCGCCAAGGCCTACGCGGACGGGAGGATCCAGCCCGACCTCGTCCCCGTCGCCGCCCGGCACGTCGAGAGCGGCTGGGAGCTGGTCACCGCGGACGAGCCGCCCCGACCCGGCACCACCGTCGAGAGCCTCGCCGGGCTGCGGACACCGTTCCGGCCGCACGGACGGGTCACCGCGGGCAACGCCGCCGGCATCAACGACGGCGCCACCGGCTGCGTGCTCGCCGCGGCGGACGTCGCCGCCGAGCTCGGCCTGACCCGGAAGATGTCGCTGGTCGGGTTCGGGTTCGCCGGGGTGGCCCCCGAGGTCATGGGGGTCGGCCCGATCCCGTCCACGGAGAAGGCGCTGGCCCGCACCGGCCTGGGCATCGACGACATCGGCCTGTTCGAGCTGAACGAGGCGTTCGCCGTGCAGGTGATCGCCTTCCTGGAGCACTTCGGCCTCGCCGACGACGACCCGCGGGTCAACGCCTACGGCGGCGCGATCGCGTACGGCCACCCGCTCGCCTCCAGCGGGGTGCGACTGATGACCCAGCTGGCCCGCCAGTTCGAGGAGCATCCCGAGGTCCGCTACGGGATGACCGCGATGTGCGTGGGCTTCGGCATGGGCGCGACGACGATCTGGGAGAACCCGCACTTCGGCCGGACGGGAGACGGAGCATGAGCAGCGCCGCGATGACCCTGGACCATCCCGACGAGGTCGTCACGCAGGCCCACGTCCGGTACGCGCGACTGCCCGGCGTGAGCGGCCCGGTCGCGCTCATCACCCTGGACAACGGCCACGACCACACCCGCCCGAGCACCTTCGGCCCGGGCGGGCTGCGCTCGCTGCTCGCCGCCGTCGAGGAGATCGAGGCCCACGACCCGCCGGTGGCGGCGGTGGCGGTGACCGGCAAGCCGTTCATCTTCTGCGCCGGCGCGGATCTCTCCTACCGGTCGTCGCTGACCGACCCGGCCGAGGTCCGGCCGAAGCTCACCGCCCTGGGCGAGCTCGGGCACGCCGCGCTGCGCCGGGTCGGCGAGGGCAGGCTGGGCGACCGGCGGGTCCCGACCTTCGCGCTGGTCAACGGTGCCGCGATGGGCGGCGGCCTGGAGCTGGCGCTGCACTGCGACTACCGGGCGATCTCCGCGGGGGCCGCGCCGATCGCGCTGCCAGAGGTGTTCCTCGGCCTGGTGCCGGCCTGGGGCGGCACCCAGCTGCTGCCGAACCTCGTCGGCGCCGAGAACGCGGTCACGATCATGATCGACAACGCGCTCAGCCAGAACCGGACGCTGCGCGGCCCCCAGGCGTTCAAGCTCGGCCTCGGTGACGTCCTGCTGGACTCCGCGGACTTCCTGGAGGAGGCGCTGCGCTGGGTCGGCCAGGTCCTGCGCGGCGAGGTCGACGACCCGGCCAAGGGCCGCCGCCCCGTCGAGCGGGGTGCCGCCTGGGCCGCGGCGCTGGAGCGCGGGCGCGTCCTGGCCGACGCCCGGCTGCACGGCGCCGCCCCGGCCGCCTACCGCGCGCTCGAACTGATGGCGCTGGCCGAGACGGCGGACGCCGACACCGGGTACGCCGCCGAGACCGCGGCGCTGGCCGATCTGGGGTCCGGCGAGGAGCTCGTCGCCGGGCTCTACGCCTTCGACCTGGTGAACCGGCGCGCCAAGCGACCGGTCGGCGGGCCGGACCGCTCGCTGGCCCGGGCGGTGACCAAGGTCGGCGTGGTCGGCGCGGGGCTGATGGCCAGCCAGCTCGGGCTGCTGTTCGCCCAGCGGCTGGAGGTGCCGGTCGTCCTCACCGACCTCGACCAGGCGCGCCTCGACGCGGGAGTCGCGCACGTCCACAGCGAGATCGACAACCTGCTGCTGCGCGGGCGGATCTCCCCTGACCGCGCGAACCGGCTCAAAGCCTCCGTGACCGGCTCACTGACCAAGGACGCGTTCGCCGACGCCGACCTGATCATCGAGGCCGTCTTCGAGGACATGGCGGTCAAGAAGGCGGTGCTCGCCGAGCTCGAGTCCGTGGTGAAGCCGGAGACGCTGCTGCTCACCAACACCTCGGCCCTCTCGGTCGCCGAGATGGCCGCCGACCTGACCCACCCGGAGCGGGTCGCCGGGCTGCACTTCTTCAACCCGGTGGCGGTGCTGCCGCTGGTCGAGGTCGTGCGCACCCCGCGGACCGACGACGCCACGATCGCGACCACGCTGCAGGTCGCCAGGCAGCTGAAGAAGAACGCGGTGCTGGTCGCGGACGCGCCGGCCTTCGTGGTGAACCGCCTGCTCACCCGGTTCATGGGCGAGGTGCTCGCGGCGACCGAGACCGGCACCCCGATCGAGCGGGCCGACGGCGCGCTCGACCCGCTCGGCCTGCCGATGTCGCCGCTGGTCCTGCTCTCGCTGGTCGGCCCGCCGGTCGCGCTGCACGTGGCCCGGACCCTGCACGAGGCCATGCCGGACCGGTTCCGCGCGCCGGACGGCCTGGCGCGGGTCGTGGCCGCCGGCAAGGGCAGCTTCTACACGGCCGGACCGGGCGGCGAGCAGATCGTCGACCCGGAGGTCGCCGAGCTCGTCCGGGGCGAGCACGTCCGGAGCGAGCACGGCGCGGCGGCCACCGGTGCCGGCACGCCGATGACGCCCGAGCAGGTCCGCGAGGCGGCGCTCTCGGCGCTGGCCCAGGAGATCAGGCTGCTGTTGGACGAGGGTGTCGTCGCCGAGGCGGCGGACGTCGACCTCTGCATGATCCTCGGCGCCGGCTGGCCGTTCCACCTCGGCGGCATCACGCCCTACCTGGACCGCACCGGCATCAGCGAACGCGTCACCGGTCGCCGCTTCGGGCCGCCGGGCGTCGCCACCGTCGCCTGAACGGCCGGGCGTTCCGGGCGGGCGACCCGTGACCGTCGCCCGCCCGGAACGCCCGGCCGGGCCGACATCCGGATCCGTCACGCCCCAGGTCGGCGCTCCCCTTGACTTGGTTATTGAGTGACCACTACCTTGACGTCATGGCCCCAAAGACGACCGGCGGCACCGGCACCCGGATGAGCGCGGAGCAACGACGCGCGGTGGTGCTCACGGCGGCCGTCGAGGAGTTCGCGCTGGGCGGCCTGACCGGCACGTCCACCGAGGCGATCGCCGCCCGCGCCGGCATCTCCCAGCCCTATCTGTTCCGGCTCTTCCCCACCAAGAAGGAGCTGTTCCTGGCGGCCGTCCGGGCCACCTTCACCCTGACCCGCGAACGCTTCGAGACCGCGGCGGGTGACCTGGTCGGCGCCGACGCGCTGACGGCGATCGGGTCCGCCTACGACGAGCTGCTCACCGACCGCACCTACCTGCTCATGCAGATGCAGAGCTACGCCTCCTGCGGCGACCCGGACATCCAGGAGGTCACCCGGCAGGGCTTCCGGGACCTGTGGCAGACCGTCGAACGCGTCAGCGGCTGCGACGACGAGGAACTGCGCGCGTTCTTCGGGCACGGCATGCTGCTCAACGTCGTGGCCGCGATGAGCCTGCAGGAGATCGGCGACCGCTGGGCCCGGGAGATCTGCAACTAGCCGGCCTGGGCGACCCGCCCCGGCCGGTCCGGATCCGCGCCCCACCTCTTCGCGCCCGTTCCGCCCCGCACCCGTTCCATCCGCTCGCGGCCTCGTCCGCGACCACAACCTAGTGATCAATCACTACCCAATGAAGGTAGTGAGCACTCAAGACCTTGGAGGAGCCCGTGACCGGCAAGCGATCCGCCACTGTCTGGACGTTCGTCGTGACGTCCATAACGGCGTTCATGGTGGCCCTGGACAACCTGGTGGTCACCACCGCACTCCCCCAGATCCGCAACGACCTCGGGGCGGGCCTGGAGGGCCTGGAATGGGTGGTGAACGCCTACACGCTGCCGTTCGCGGTGCTGCTGCTGACCGGCGCCGCGCTCGGCGACCGGCTCGGGCGGCGGGCCGTGTTCGCCACCGGGCTCGGGCTGTTCACCCTGGGCAGCCTCGGCGCGGCGCTCGCGCCGTCCATCGAGGCGCTCATCGCCGCCCGGGCCATGCAGGGCGTCGGCGCGGCGCTGGTCCTGCCGCTGAGCCTGACGTTGCTGTCAGCGGCGGTCCCACCCGAGCGCCGGGGCGCCGCGCTCGGCGTGTGGGGGGCGATGTCCGGGCTCGCCGTGGCCGTCGGGCCGCTGGTCGGCGGCGCGATCACCGAGGGGGCGAGCTGGCAGTGGATCTTCTGGCTGAACGTGCCGATCGGCCTGGTGACGCTCCCGCTCGCGCTGCGCAGGCTCACCGAGTCCCGCGGGCTGGCCGGCCGGCTGGACCTGCCGGGTGTCGCGATCATCTCCGCCGGCCTGCTCGGCGTCACGCTCGGGCTGGTCCGCGGTGAGAGCCACGGGTGGACCAGCCCGGCCGTCCTGACGTCGCTGCTGGCCGGCGCGGCCGGGGTCGGCGCCTTCATCGGCTGGGAGCGGCGGGTGGCCCGCCGCGGCGGGAGCCCCATGCTGCCGCTGGCCCTGTTCCGCCGCCGCGGGTTCGCCGCGGTGAACGCGGTGTCGCTGCTGTTCTCGGTCGGGATGTTCGGTTCCATCTTCCTGCTGGCGCAGGCCCTGCAGAACGTCTTCGACTACTCGCCCCTCGAGGCCGGCATCCGCACGCTGCCCTGGACGGCGATGCCGCTGCTGATCGCCCCGATCGCCGGACCGCTCTCGGACCGGATCGGCGGGCGCCCCCCCGCTCGCGGCGGGGGGGGGCGGGCCCCCGCTGATCGTGGCCGGGATGGCGATCGAGGCCCTGAGCCTGGCCTGGCTCGCGACGATCCTGGACACCGGAGCCGACTACGCCGGACTCATCGCGCCGTTCGTCCTGGCCGGGGTGGGCATGGCGCTGTTCTTCGTCCCGGTCGCGTCGGTGGCCCTCGGTTCGGTCCCGACGGAGCAGGAGGGCCTCGCCTCCGGTACGAACAACGCGATGCGCGAGCTCGGTGGCGTCCTGGGCGTCGCGGTGCTGGCGTCGGTGTTCGCCGCGAACGGCGGCTACGGGAGCCCGGCGGCGTTCGTGGACGGCACCCGGCCCGCGCTGTGGGTGGGGGCGGCCGTCCTGCTGACCGCCGCGGCGGTGGCCACGCTGCTGCCGTCACCCGCGAGGACGGCGGCGCCCGTCCAGGCCCGGCCCGCGGTCAGCCGGCCGTCGTCCGTCTGAGGCGGGGCCGGGTACGGATCACCGAACATGGTGATCCGTACCCGGACGTCGCGTTGCGCCCGCCACAGGAGAATTGTTACCCAGCGACACGGCCAGCGACTGGAACCGACCGATTCACCCGTTTCACGGCATCGACCGGAACAGGAAACCGACGAAAACTCACCCGACGCGTCGGGCCACCGAAGTCCCCCGGGACGAAAAGCAGCACCGCCGTTTCGCCACCGAGCGTCACCTCCGGCGGAAAGCCTGAGCCGTCGCGATTTCCAGAACTCCGTCCGAAAGGACACCCGACCGATGATCCAAATACGGAGGACATCGCTCTGGGCACCCCGCCGGTCACGCGCCCGATCATCGACGGTATGCGGAGCGGTGGTATTTCCACGCCGGTGCGCGGGTCAGCGGTTACTCGGCGCCGGCTGGGTGACGGCCGCGGCGCCGCCGGCCCGTGGCCCGGTCCGGCCCGACCCGGCGAGATCGTCCGGCCGGTCGGCGGCCACCTCGCCCCGCGGACGCAGCACCACCCCGACCAGCGCCCAGACGATGTCGGCGACCGTCGCGAGCAGGCGTGCGACCAGCGCGATCAGCGTCGACGGGCCGCTCGGCAGCGCCGGGGCCAGGGCGAGCACCAGGACGGCCTCGCGCACGCCCGCGCCCGCGGGCAGGACGAGCACCAGGAAGCCCGCCGTCCAGGCCAGGGCGTAGGCGCCGACGCACAGCGCCACCAGCCGGGCGCCGCCGACCTCGGGCTGCAGGTCACGGACCAGCAGCCAGGTCCCCACGCCGTAGCAGGCGAAGCTGGCCAGCAGCCAGCCGGCGCCGACGGCGATGGGGCGGGCGGTCAGCGGCTCGGTCAGCGGCGGGCGGCGCAGCAGCCGGAACGCGACCGCCAGCAGTCTGGCGAGCACCGGAGGGTAGAGCACCACCGCGAAGACGGGCACCACCGCCAGCGCCCACCAGTAGTCGGCGAGCGCGTCGCGGGAGGCGAAGGGCAGGGTGACGGCCGCGGCCAGACCACCGCAGGGCACCGCCAGCGCGAGGACCACGAGACTCGCCAGGGCCGACTTAGGCCGGGAGACCCCGTAGTCGCGGGAGAGCTCCATCTGCGCGAGGACGGGCCACACGCTGCCCGGGATGTACTTGCCGATCTGGCCGACGCAGAAGATCCGGACGGCGGCCCGCAGCGGCAGCCGCGCACCGAGCCCGGCGAGCACGGCGCGCCAGGACAGGACGGTGGCGCCGACCGCGAGCGTCGTCGCCACGCCGGAGCCGACGACGCCGAGGACGGTCAGCTCGCCCAGCGAGTCCCGCACGTCGTTCCACTGGCCGACCAGCGCCACGACGAGCAGCGCCGCGGCGAGCGCCAGGGCGGCGCGGACCCCCCACCACCGCACGCCCCGGCGGGCGGCGGGAGCCGCCGGCTCCCGCACCGGCTCCGGTTCCGGGCTGGCCTCGTCGGGGCCCGCCACCCGATCGGCGGCGGGCCCACGCACGACGCCCCCGTCAGCCGTGGCGGACGGGGGTTCGCTGTGCGCGGGACGCCGACTCACCGGGTCAGCCTAAGGCGTCCACCGGGCGGCACCCGCGCCGGGCCGCGCGCGAGGGCGCGACCCGGCCGCGCCGGTCAGGCCTGGCCGGTCAGGCCTGACCGCCGGCGGCGGGCGTCTGGTTGGACTCGTCCGCGCCGACCTCGTCGCCCATCAGGGCGTGCTGGCGCTTGGCGACCGCCTCGATCACCTTGCGGGCCAGGTCCTGCGGGGCCAGGCCGACCTCGGCCAGCACGTCGTCGCGCTTGCCGTGGTCGAGGAAGCGCTGGGCCACCCCGAACTCACGCACCGGGACGTCGACGTCGGCGTCGCGCAGCAGCTGCGCCACGCAGGCACCGACGCCGCCGACCCGCCCGTTGTCCTCGACGGTCACGACGAGGTCGTGGTCGCGGGCGAGGTCGACCAGGGCCGGGTCGAGCGGCTTGACCCAGCGCGGGTCGACGACGGTGATGCCGATGCCCTGGCTGGCGACGCGCTCGGCGACGTCCAGACAGGTCGGGGCCATCGCGCCGATCGAGACGAGCAGCACCTCGCGGTGCCGCGCGGTCGCCGGCGCCCGGTAGAGGACGTCGACCCCGCCGACCTGGTCGATCGCGGGCGAGTCCGCGGGGATCTTGCCCTTGGGGTAGCGCACGACCGTCGGGCCGTCGGTGTTGGAGACCGCCTCGTCGAGCTCGGCGCGCAGGGTCGGCGCGTCCCGCGGGGCGGCGATCGCCAGGCCCGGCACGACCTGCAGGAAGGACATGTCCCACATGCCGTTGTGGGACGCGCCGTCCTCGCCGGTGATCCCGGCGCGGTCGAGCACGAAGGTCACCGGCTGGCGGTGCATCGCGACGTCCATGAGGACCTGGTCGAAGGCGCGGTTCAGGAACGTCGCGTAGATGCACACGACGGGCTTGAGACCGCCCATGGCCAGGCCGGCGGCCGAGGTGACCGCGTGCTGCTCGGCGATGCCGACATCGAAGATCCGGTCCGGGAAGGCCTGGGCGAACGACTTCAGGCCCACCGGCTGGAGCATCGCCGCGGTCATCGTGACCACGTCGGGCCGCTCGGCGCCGATCCGGACGATCTCCTCGGAGAAGATCGAGGTCCAGGTGGTGCCCTTGGCCGCCGACTTCGGCTTGCCGGTCAGCGGGTCGATGACGCCGACGGCGTGGAAGTTGTCGGCGTCGTCCTGCTCGGCCGCCGGGTACCCGAAGCCCTTGCGGGTCATGGCGTGGACGATCACCGGGCCGCCGAAGTCCTTGGCCCGGCGCAGCGCCGACTCCATGGCGACCACGTCGTGGCCGTCCACCGGGCCGACGTACTTCAGCCCGAGGTCCTCGAACATGCCCTGCGGGGTGACGACGTCCTTGATGCCCTTCTTGATCCCGTGCAGGGCGTCGAACAGCGGGGCGCCGACCAGCGGGGTGCGGCCCAGCACCTGCTTGACGACGTCCAGGACCTGCTCGTACTCGGGCGCCAGGCGCAGCGACGCGAGGTGGTCGGCGAGGCCGCCGATGGTGGGTGAGTAGGACCGGCCGTTGTCGTTGACGACGATGACCACCTGCCGGTCGCTGGCGGCGATGTTGTTCAGCGCCTCCCAGCACATTCCACCGGTAAGCGCCCCGTCACCGACGACCGCGACGACGGCCCGGTTCTCCCCGCGCAGCTCGTAGGCGCGGGACAGCCCGTCGGCGTACGACAGCGCCGTGGAGGCGTGCGAGTTCTCGATGATGTCGTGCTCGGACTCGGCCC encodes the following:
- a CDS encoding HRDC domain-containing protein translates to MTSTVPDSTHQVSGGAAVDAAAAAEESATVPIPLLEPAGGVPPVLDDPQDLARAAERLAAGTGPVAFDAERASGYRYSQRAYLVQIRRAGAGTLLIDPIALPDLSAVQDAVGEVEWVLHAASQDLPCLAELGLRPKTLFDTELAGRLLGYERVGLGAMVERVLGFGLEKGHSAADWSTRPLPEPWLRYAALDVELLVELRDQLESELVAQHKMAFARQEFGAIAAAPPREPRAEPWRRTSGIHRARSRRQLAAVRSMWQARDRVARARDIAPGRVLPDSAIMDAVLKAPEDAAALTRLPIFSGPKLRRSATTWMDALRAAAEMPESQLPSTAGPGGDGLPPQNRWAERDPVAAARLARVRAALNAIAEEQGMPVENLLEPALARRVTWTPPATRDIATVTAALTTGGARSWQVELTAAAVATALEDPPAGTAEASRAGDAPRAGDAPKATGGGAARARTRRSGGRPPVGGEPAAS
- a CDS encoding thiolase family protein → MFVSAQGSIRDVVFVDGVRTPFGKAKGVYAETRADDLVVRVIRELMRRNPGLPPERVDEVAIAATTQIGDQGLTIGRVAGILAGLPESVPGYAIDRMCAGAVTAVTTTASAIAVGAYDVAIAGGVEHMGRHPMGEGVDPNPRFVSERLVDPSALVMGMTAENVHDRYPGITRARADAYAAASQAKAAKAYADGRIQPDLVPVAARHVESGWELVTADEPPRPGTTVESLAGLRTPFRPHGRVTAGNAAGINDGATGCVLAAADVAAELGLTRKMSLVGFGFAGVAPEVMGVGPIPSTEKALARTGLGIDDIGLFELNEAFAVQVIAFLEHFGLADDDPRVNAYGGAIAYGHPLASSGVRLMTQLARQFEEHPEVRYGMTAMCVGFGMGATTIWENPHFGRTGDGA
- a CDS encoding 3-hydroxyacyl-CoA dehydrogenase NAD-binding domain-containing protein gives rise to the protein MSSAAMTLDHPDEVVTQAHVRYARLPGVSGPVALITLDNGHDHTRPSTFGPGGLRSLLAAVEEIEAHDPPVAAVAVTGKPFIFCAGADLSYRSSLTDPAEVRPKLTALGELGHAALRRVGEGRLGDRRVPTFALVNGAAMGGGLELALHCDYRAISAGAAPIALPEVFLGLVPAWGGTQLLPNLVGAENAVTIMIDNALSQNRTLRGPQAFKLGLGDVLLDSADFLEEALRWVGQVLRGEVDDPAKGRRPVERGAAWAAALERGRVLADARLHGAAPAAYRALELMALAETADADTGYAAETAALADLGSGEELVAGLYAFDLVNRRAKRPVGGPDRSLARAVTKVGVVGAGLMASQLGLLFAQRLEVPVVLTDLDQARLDAGVAHVHSEIDNLLLRGRISPDRANRLKASVTGSLTKDAFADADLIIEAVFEDMAVKKAVLAELESVVKPETLLLTNTSALSVAEMAADLTHPERVAGLHFFNPVAVLPLVEVVRTPRTDDATIATTLQVARQLKKNAVLVADAPAFVVNRLLTRFMGEVLAATETGTPIERADGALDPLGLPMSPLVLLSLVGPPVALHVARTLHEAMPDRFRAPDGLARVVAAGKGSFYTAGPGGEQIVDPEVAELVRGEHVRSEHGAAATGAGTPMTPEQVREAALSALAQEIRLLLDEGVVAEAADVDLCMILGAGWPFHLGGITPYLDRTGISERVTGRRFGPPGVATVA
- a CDS encoding TetR/AcrR family transcriptional regulator, yielding MAPKTTGGTGTRMSAEQRRAVVLTAAVEEFALGGLTGTSTEAIAARAGISQPYLFRLFPTKKELFLAAVRATFTLTRERFETAAGDLVGADALTAIGSAYDELLTDRTYLLMQMQSYASCGDPDIQEVTRQGFRDLWQTVERVSGCDDEELRAFFGHGMLLNVVAAMSLQEIGDRWAREICN
- a CDS encoding lysylphosphatidylglycerol synthase transmembrane domain-containing protein, which produces MRGPAADRVAGPDEASPEPEPVREPAAPAARRGVRWWGVRAALALAAALLVVALVGQWNDVRDSLGELTVLGVVGSGVATTLAVGATVLSWRAVLAGLGARLPLRAAVRIFCVGQIGKYIPGSVWPVLAQMELSRDYGVSRPKSALASLVVLALAVPCGGLAAAVTLPFASRDALADYWWALAVVPVFAVVLYPPVLARLLAVAFRLLRRPPLTEPLTARPIAVGAGWLLASFACYGVGTWLLVRDLQPEVGGARLVALCVGAYALAWTAGFLVLVLPAGAGVREAVLVLALAPALPSGPSTLIALVARLLATVADIVWALVGVVLRPRGEVAADRPDDLAGSGRTGPRAGGAAAVTQPAPSNR
- the dxs gene encoding 1-deoxy-D-xylulose-5-phosphate synthase encodes the protein MSLLSTIDSPQDVKRLDHEELVTLAAEIRDFLIHAVARTGGHLGPNLGAVELTLAIHRVFDSPFDRVLWDTGHQSYVHKILTGRREQFDRLRQRGGLSGYPSRAESEHDIIENSHASTALSYADGLSRAYELRGENRAVVAVVGDGALTGGMCWEALNNIAASDRQVVIVVNDNGRSYSPTIGGLADHLASLRLAPEYEQVLDVVKQVLGRTPLVGAPLFDALHGIKKGIKDVVTPQGMFEDLGLKYVGPVDGHDVVAMESALRRAKDFGGPVIVHAMTRKGFGYPAAEQDDADNFHAVGVIDPLTGKPKSAAKGTTWTSIFSEEIVRIGAERPDVVTMTAAMLQPVGLKSFAQAFPDRIFDVGIAEQHAVTSAAGLAMGGLKPVVCIYATFLNRAFDQVLMDVAMHRQPVTFVLDRAGITGEDGASHNGMWDMSFLQVVPGLAIAAPRDAPTLRAELDEAVSNTDGPTVVRYPKGKIPADSPAIDQVGGVDVLYRAPATARHREVLLVSIGAMAPTCLDVAERVASQGIGITVVDPRWVKPLDPALVDLARDHDLVVTVEDNGRVGGVGACVAQLLRDADVDVPVREFGVAQRFLDHGKRDDVLAEVGLAPQDLARKVIEAVAKRQHALMGDEVGADESNQTPAAGGQA